The Sulfurihydrogenibium sp. YO3AOP1 genome has a window encoding:
- a CDS encoding sodium:calcium antiporter, with product MVLDFVLLVVGILFVLAAAELFTNGIEALGHRLNVSKNFTGSVLAAVGTALPETLIPIIAIVFFAGNKGHDIGVGAILGAPFMLSTVAFPLIGLTVIIGHLLKKRGITLHAETTGLRRDLTFFLFAYSVALFIVPFEGYTLRVMTAIFLLSLYVLYVFQTLKGESEDMETPEHLFFAPKNPHPHIFLIITQVIISLIIMVGGAHFFVHGIEKISLAFGLDPLIFSLIIAPIATELPEKINSVKWILEKKDTLAVGNVAGAMVFQSTIPVSIGVLFTEWNITGLALVSGIFAIISAFIALTFSYINRKYFAYGFTSGILFFIAYIYLVLTNGAG from the coding sequence ATGGTTCTTGATTTTGTTTTATTAGTAGTTGGTATACTTTTTGTTTTAGCAGCAGCCGAGCTGTTTACAAACGGTATAGAAGCTCTTGGACATAGATTAAACGTATCTAAAAATTTTACAGGTAGTGTACTGGCTGCCGTAGGAACTGCTTTACCAGAAACTTTAATACCAATAATTGCAATAGTTTTTTTTGCAGGGAATAAAGGTCATGATATTGGCGTTGGAGCAATCCTTGGTGCTCCTTTTATGCTTTCAACTGTAGCATTTCCACTTATTGGATTAACAGTGATCATTGGTCATTTATTGAAAAAACGCGGGATTACATTACATGCAGAAACCACAGGACTTAGAAGAGATTTAACATTCTTTTTATTTGCCTATTCCGTAGCTTTATTTATCGTCCCTTTTGAAGGTTATACACTGAGAGTTATGACTGCTATCTTTCTACTTAGTCTTTATGTTCTGTATGTATTTCAAACATTAAAAGGCGAAAGTGAAGATATGGAAACACCTGAACACCTGTTTTTTGCTCCTAAAAATCCACATCCGCATATATTTTTAATAATTACTCAAGTAATCATCTCTCTTATAATAATGGTTGGTGGAGCACATTTCTTCGTTCATGGAATAGAAAAAATAAGTTTAGCTTTTGGATTAGACCCATTGATTTTTTCTCTTATTATCGCTCCAATAGCTACAGAATTACCTGAAAAAATTAACAGCGTAAAATGGATTTTAGAAAAGAAAGATACGTTAGCAGTTGGAAACGTTGCCGGCGCAATGGTGTTTCAAAGCACAATTCCTGTTAGCATTGGTGTCTTATTTACAGAATGGAACATCACAGGACTTGCATTAGTGTCCGGAATATTTGCAATAATTTCAGCTTTTATAGCTTTAACATTCTCTTACATCAATAGAAAATATTTTGCTTATGGATTTACATCCGGTATATTATTTTTCATAGCCTATATATACTTAGTTTTAACAAATGGAGCAGGATAA
- the tpiA gene encoding triose-phosphate isomerase, which produces MRYLIAANWKMNKTVAESVEYIEKFKPMVEDIHQVDIMIAPSFTALSSASLELSKTNIKLGAQNMYHVDRGAFTGEISPIMLKELNVEYVILGHSERRYIFGEKDELINKKVISALEYGIRPIVCVGETLEERELGITLNVVERQIKMAFAGVYPEIGLCDIAYEPVWAIGTGKNATKEQAQEVHHFIRTLINELSKGNDETTRILYGGSVNENNAKDLISQKNVDGFLVGTASLDPVKFYKIITHSLEV; this is translated from the coding sequence ATGAGATATCTTATAGCTGCAAACTGGAAGATGAACAAAACAGTTGCAGAATCCGTAGAGTACATAGAAAAATTCAAACCTATGGTTGAAGATATCCATCAAGTTGATATTATGATAGCCCCATCTTTTACAGCTTTATCTTCAGCTTCTTTAGAGCTTAGCAAGACAAATATAAAACTTGGTGCTCAAAATATGTATCATGTAGATAGAGGGGCTTTTACTGGTGAGATATCGCCAATAATGTTGAAAGAGTTAAACGTTGAGTATGTAATCCTTGGACATTCTGAAAGAAGATATATTTTTGGAGAAAAGGACGAGCTTATAAATAAAAAAGTTATATCTGCATTAGAATATGGAATAAGACCGATAGTTTGCGTTGGAGAGACATTGGAAGAAAGAGAGCTTGGAATAACATTAAACGTTGTAGAAAGACAGATAAAAATGGCTTTTGCTGGTGTTTATCCTGAGATTGGTCTTTGTGATATAGCTTATGAACCCGTCTGGGCTATTGGAACAGGGAAGAATGCAACAAAAGAGCAAGCCCAAGAAGTTCATCATTTTATTAGAACTCTTATAAATGAACTGTCTAAAGGAAATGATGAGACTACAAGGATTTTATACGGTGGTAGTGTTAACGAAAATAACGCAAAAGATTTGATAAGTCAAAAAAATGTTGATGGATTTTTGGTTGGTACAGCAAGCTTAGACCCTGTAAAATTTTATAAAATCATTACCCATTCTTTGGAGGTGTAG
- a CDS encoding Hsp20/alpha crystallin family protein, protein MDRRLIPAFAISPLRELARLENEINRIFKELVPAEQTAEVVVWSPRVDVYEKDNNVVIEAEIPGAKKEDIEVKVKDNAVVVRGEVKKEEEKKEENYYRRERFYGKFERVIPLPADVKIEEAKAEYQDGILKLIIPKSVQEKEVKIEIK, encoded by the coding sequence ATGGACAGAAGATTAATTCCAGCATTTGCAATTTCACCTTTAAGAGAGTTGGCAAGATTAGAAAATGAGATTAACAGAATTTTTAAAGAATTGGTTCCGGCTGAACAAACAGCAGAAGTGGTAGTTTGGTCCCCAAGAGTTGATGTGTATGAAAAGGACAACAACGTTGTAATTGAAGCAGAAATACCTGGTGCTAAAAAAGAAGATATTGAAGTAAAAGTAAAAGACAATGCAGTTGTTGTTAGAGGAGAAGTTAAAAAAGAAGAAGAGAAAAAAGAAGAAAATTATTACAGAAGAGAAAGATTCTATGGAAAGTTTGAAAGAGTAATCCCATTACCAGCAGACGTAAAAATTGAAGAAGCGAAAGCAGAGTATCAAGATGGTATTTTAAAATTAATAATACCAAAATCTGTTCAAGAAAAAGAAGTCAAGATAGAAATTAAGTAA
- the fabD gene encoding ACP S-malonyltransferase: MIAFVFPGQGSQYVGMGKDIYDSFEEVREIHNKVNEKLGFNLTEIIFNDEEKLNLTQYTQPAILLTSYLIYKIFNDKKNITPSFLAGHSLGEFTALTVAGSLSIEDAVYLTYIRGSLMQSAVPEGKGLMAAIIGLDANKIEEVLKTIDGVVEIANYNSYEQTVISGETEAVKKAMEVLKSQGAKKVVPLAVSVPAHSSLLKEKAKEFAKYIEDTPFNDAKIPVISNITATPITKVQEIKEELKAHFYSPVRWVQTVEFLANNGVKTVYEIGPKKVLTGLMKRINGNLELKNIETLQDIENA; the protein is encoded by the coding sequence ATGATAGCTTTTGTTTTTCCAGGACAAGGTTCTCAGTATGTTGGTATGGGAAAAGATATTTATGATAGCTTTGAAGAAGTTAGAGAGATTCACAATAAAGTTAATGAAAAACTTGGATTTAATTTGACAGAAATTATATTCAACGATGAAGAAAAACTTAATCTTACACAGTACACACAACCGGCTATTTTACTTACTTCTTATTTGATTTACAAAATTTTTAACGATAAAAAGAATATAACTCCCTCGTTTTTGGCTGGGCATTCCTTAGGAGAGTTTACAGCTTTAACCGTTGCAGGAAGTTTATCCATAGAAGATGCTGTTTATCTCACTTATATAAGGGGAAGCTTGATGCAAAGCGCAGTTCCGGAAGGAAAAGGCTTAATGGCTGCAATAATTGGCTTAGATGCAAATAAAATAGAAGAGGTCTTAAAAACGATCGATGGTGTTGTTGAGATTGCAAACTACAATTCTTATGAACAAACCGTTATTTCCGGTGAAACAGAAGCGGTAAAAAAAGCGATGGAAGTTTTAAAATCGCAAGGTGCTAAAAAGGTTGTACCATTAGCTGTATCAGTTCCTGCTCATTCATCACTTTTAAAAGAAAAAGCAAAGGAATTTGCCAAGTATATTGAAGATACACCTTTTAACGATGCAAAAATTCCTGTTATATCAAACATCACTGCAACCCCAATAACAAAGGTTCAAGAGATAAAAGAAGAGTTAAAAGCTCATTTTTATTCACCGGTTAGATGGGTTCAAACTGTAGAGTTTTTAGCAAATAACGGCGTTAAAACAGTTTATGAGATTGGTCCAAAGAAAGTTTTAACTGGTCTCATGAAAAGAATCAACGGCAATTTAGAGCTTAAAAATATAGAAACTTTACAAGACATAGAGAATGCTTAA
- the bioD gene encoding dethiobiotin synthase: protein MLKSLFITATDTGVGKTTISYALAKTLIEKGLKVAYFKPIETGANPIPEDATLLSKLTCQPIDEVVLYTFKNPVAPYVATLMEGGDIDLDKIIKHYEYLVQKYDFVIVEGAGGVLVPIKENYTYRELIRDLNIPILLVSRASLGTINHTLLTLEALKDANILGIIMNGFTGNDISEEKNPEVIEKFSKVKVIAKCNKSENPISECCEKLKNAAGLIF from the coding sequence ATGCTTAAATCTTTATTTATCACAGCAACAGATACAGGTGTAGGAAAAACAACCATTTCCTATGCCTTAGCTAAAACACTGATAGAAAAAGGATTAAAAGTAGCATACTTTAAGCCTATTGAAACCGGTGCAAACCCAATTCCGGAAGATGCTACTTTATTATCAAAACTGACATGTCAGCCGATTGACGAAGTAGTTTTATATACTTTCAAAAATCCTGTAGCTCCATACGTAGCAACTTTAATGGAAGGTGGAGATATAGATTTGGATAAAATAATAAAACATTATGAATATCTTGTTCAAAAATATGATTTTGTAATAGTGGAAGGAGCCGGCGGTGTTTTGGTTCCGATTAAAGAAAATTACACATACAGAGAACTAATTAGAGACTTAAATATACCCATTCTTTTAGTATCAAGAGCAAGTCTTGGAACGATAAATCACACACTGCTTACTTTGGAAGCTTTGAAAGATGCTAATATCTTAGGTATTATCATGAATGGTTTTACTGGCAATGATATATCAGAAGAAAAAAATCCTGAAGTAATAGAAAAGTTTTCTAAAGTAAAAGTAATAGCAAAATGTAATAAATCTGAAAATCCAATCAGCGAATGTTGTGAAAAATTGAAAAATGCGGCAGGATTAATCTTTTGA
- a CDS encoding acetyl-CoA carboxylase carboxyltransferase subunit alpha, translating into MDINQELQSLQDQIEILRERVKKGEHHLINELAKLRRKFKKLSKEKMASLTAWDRVQLARHPKRPHTIDYINNLFTDFIELHGDRRFADDKAIIAGFANFEGKPVCVIGHEKGRDTKEKIERNFGMPHPEGYRKAIRVMKLAEKFKRPIFTFIDTPGAYPGIGAEERGQSQAIAESLMVMGSLKTPIIATVIGEGGSGGALALGVADKILMLENAIYSVISPEGCAAILFKSAESAPIAAESLKITAQDLKELGIIDCIVREPLGGAHLQPKKMYRLLRRALRNSLKEIINIDLDELVELRHRKFYSMGRFTEK; encoded by the coding sequence ATGGATATAAATCAAGAATTGCAATCTTTACAAGACCAGATTGAGATATTAAGAGAAAGAGTAAAAAAAGGTGAGCATCATTTAATTAATGAGCTTGCAAAATTAAGAAGAAAATTTAAAAAACTATCTAAGGAAAAGATGGCAAGCTTGACAGCATGGGACAGGGTTCAGCTTGCCAGACACCCAAAAAGACCACACACAATAGACTATATAAATAATTTATTCACTGATTTCATAGAACTTCACGGAGATAGAAGGTTTGCAGATGATAAAGCAATAATAGCAGGATTTGCAAACTTTGAAGGAAAGCCTGTTTGCGTAATCGGTCATGAAAAAGGAAGGGATACAAAAGAAAAGATAGAAAGAAACTTTGGAATGCCGCACCCGGAGGGATACAGAAAAGCCATCAGAGTAATGAAATTAGCAGAAAAATTTAAAAGACCAATTTTTACATTTATAGATACTCCGGGAGCTTATCCGGGCATCGGTGCAGAAGAAAGAGGTCAATCTCAAGCTATAGCAGAAAGTCTAATGGTAATGGGTAGCTTAAAAACTCCTATTATTGCGACAGTTATAGGTGAAGGTGGTAGTGGTGGAGCATTAGCTCTTGGCGTTGCAGACAAAATACTTATGCTTGAAAATGCTATATATTCTGTCATATCACCTGAAGGTTGTGCTGCCATACTTTTTAAATCAGCAGAATCAGCCCCTATCGCAGCAGAAAGTTTAAAAATTACAGCACAAGATTTAAAAGAACTTGGTATCATTGACTGTATAGTAAGAGAACCACTCGGCGGAGCTCATTTACAGCCAAAGAAAATGTATAGATTATTAAGAAGAGCTTTGAGAAACTCTTTAAAAGAAATAATAAATATTGACTTAGATGAACTGGTTGAGTTAAGGCATAGAAAATTTTATTCAATGGGAAGGTTTACTGAGAAGTAG
- a CDS encoding DUF72 domain-containing protein — translation MKDYIGCSGFFYYGWKGRFYPPDLKPNQWFTYYATKFKTVEINSTFYNFPKKSSIKRFYKISPEDFKFSVKVNKAITHIKRFKDVQKDLNEFYEIVSQNLEEKLGVFLFQLPPSFKYSEDNLERILGQIDKRYKNAIEFRHKSWWNQEVYDAFRKENLIFCSISGPNLPEELIQTSTDLYIRFHGKVWYNYQYSKDELISWAEKIKNLEYENSFIYFNNDYNAYAPKNALELIELLNKTK, via the coding sequence TTGAAAGATTACATAGGATGCTCCGGATTTTTCTATTATGGATGGAAAGGAAGATTTTATCCCCCTGATTTAAAGCCAAATCAATGGTTTACTTACTATGCTACAAAATTTAAAACTGTGGAAATAAATTCTACTTTTTATAACTTTCCAAAAAAGAGCTCCATAAAAAGATTTTATAAAATATCTCCAGAAGATTTTAAATTTTCTGTTAAAGTCAATAAAGCAATCACACATATAAAAAGGTTTAAAGACGTACAAAAAGACTTGAACGAATTTTATGAAATAGTTTCTCAAAATCTTGAAGAAAAATTAGGAGTATTTCTATTTCAACTGCCACCATCATTTAAGTATTCAGAGGATAATTTAGAAAGAATTTTAGGTCAAATTGATAAAAGATATAAAAATGCTATTGAATTTAGACATAAAAGTTGGTGGAATCAAGAAGTTTATGATGCTTTTAGAAAGGAAAATTTAATCTTTTGTAGTATTTCTGGTCCAAACCTTCCTGAAGAGTTAATCCAGACTTCAACAGATTTATACATAAGATTTCATGGAAAAGTATGGTACAACTATCAATATTCTAAGGATGAACTGATTAGTTGGGCAGAAAAAATTAAAAATTTAGAATACGAAAATTCTTTTATTTACTTTAATAATGATTATAATGCTTATGCTCCAAAAAATGCTTTAGAATTGATTGAGTTATTGAATAAAACTAAATAG
- a CDS encoding MgtC/SapB family protein has protein sequence MENYDILYKILFSLVLGFLIGLEREYKVKEEVFAGVRTFPLISLLGLLSAFISDKFWNEALLISFLAIIGFSLVNFFLEYTKDKGVTTEISVLITFLIGVLTYHNQYYTALFIALLTTLILALKKPLENFAKSLYFQDVMTILKFAFLTAVIYPILPDKSYGPFDAFNPKEIWKVVIIISVIDFIGYFLLRWKGTKSLVLVGFFGGLVSSTAVTYNFSILSKKLEKKEILVLGTIIAWIIMNLRIMILVGIFNIDLLTLILPGFLIIIAVQLAFAKKYYKYLNSQIEEENANQFQEAFSILNILQFAFIYAAVVFLIKALKYYYGLIGMYFISFISGVIDVDAITISASNLTKSGSVELIFGAVMILLAVLSNTIFKYIYVFIFADNYLKREMFKMTLFTVVPIIFFILFSFIQ, from the coding sequence ATGGAAAATTATGATATTCTCTATAAAATCCTATTTTCTCTTGTTCTTGGATTTTTAATTGGTCTTGAAAGAGAATACAAGGTTAAAGAAGAAGTATTTGCAGGTGTCAGAACATTTCCCCTTATATCTCTTCTTGGTTTATTATCTGCATTTATAAGTGATAAATTTTGGAATGAAGCACTTTTAATCTCATTTCTTGCAATCATAGGATTTAGCTTAGTCAATTTTTTCTTAGAATACACTAAGGATAAAGGCGTTACGACAGAGATTTCTGTATTGATTACTTTCTTAATTGGAGTATTAACATACCATAATCAATATTACACAGCTTTATTTATTGCCTTATTAACTACATTAATCCTTGCATTGAAAAAGCCTTTAGAAAATTTCGCTAAAAGTCTTTACTTTCAAGATGTAATGACAATTTTAAAATTTGCTTTTTTAACAGCTGTCATTTATCCAATTTTACCGGATAAAAGTTATGGCCCTTTTGATGCTTTTAACCCAAAAGAAATATGGAAAGTTGTAATTATTATTTCTGTAATAGATTTTATTGGATATTTTCTACTAAGATGGAAAGGTACTAAATCCTTGGTTTTAGTTGGATTTTTTGGTGGTTTGGTTTCAAGTACCGCAGTTACTTACAATTTCTCAATTCTTTCTAAAAAATTAGAAAAAAAGGAAATACTAGTTCTTGGCACCATAATTGCTTGGATAATTATGAATTTAAGAATAATGATTTTGGTTGGAATTTTTAATATAGATCTTCTGACTCTAATTTTGCCCGGTTTTCTAATAATTATAGCGGTTCAGTTAGCTTTTGCTAAAAAGTACTACAAATATTTAAATTCCCAAATTGAAGAAGAAAATGCTAATCAGTTTCAAGAGGCTTTTAGCATCCTTAATATACTTCAATTTGCTTTTATTTATGCTGCTGTTGTATTTCTTATAAAAGCATTGAAATATTATTATGGCTTAATTGGTATGTACTTTATAAGTTTTATCTCGGGTGTGATTGACGTTGATGCTATAACAATTTCTGCATCAAACCTAACAAAATCGGGAAGTGTTGAACTAATTTTTGGAGCAGTAATGATTCTTTTAGCTGTACTTTCTAACACTATATTCAAATATATTTATGTTTTTATCTTTGCAGATAATTACTTAAAAAGAGAGATGTTTAAAATGACTTTATTCACTGTTGTTCCAATCATATTTTTTATCCTATTTAGTTTTATTCAATAA
- a CDS encoding 2,3-bisphosphoglycerate-dependent phosphoglycerate mutase — translation MPKLVLVRHGQSFWNLQNRFTGWVDVPLTEKGKEEAFKAGELLKDIRFKVAYTSALTRAQETLKIILEVIGLQIPIIKDQALNERHYGGLQGLNKDRARQKYGAEIVHLWRRSYDIAPPEGESLKDTAARTIPFLERAILGDIYEGNDVLVVAHGNSLRSIIMYLEKLTPEEIIKVELDTGAAVVYELDQEGNIISKEVRK, via the coding sequence ATGCCTAAATTAGTCTTAGTAAGACATGGACAATCTTTTTGGAACTTACAAAATAGATTTACCGGATGGGTAGATGTTCCACTCACAGAAAAAGGAAAAGAGGAAGCATTTAAAGCAGGGGAGCTTTTGAAAGATATTAGGTTCAAAGTTGCATACACATCTGCATTAACAAGAGCTCAAGAAACATTAAAAATCATTCTTGAAGTTATTGGTCTACAAATCCCAATTATAAAAGACCAAGCATTAAACGAAAGACACTATGGAGGATTGCAAGGTTTAAACAAAGACAGGGCAAGACAAAAATATGGAGCTGAAATAGTTCATCTTTGGAGAAGAAGCTATGATATTGCACCACCGGAAGGAGAATCTTTAAAGGACACTGCTGCAAGAACAATTCCATTCTTAGAAAGAGCAATTCTTGGCGATATCTATGAAGGAAATGATGTGTTAGTTGTTGCCCATGGAAACTCTTTAAGGTCTATCATCATGTATCTTGAAAAACTAACACCGGAAGAGATTATAAAAGTTGAGCTTGATACAGGTGCTGCAGTTGTCTACGAGTTAGACCAAGAAGGAAATATCATAAGCAAAGAGGTTAGAAAATGA
- the secG gene encoding preprotein translocase subunit SecG, producing the protein MEFLFGVLSVVLIIVSVLLIILVLMQKTKGAEIGAVFGSGAAKAVLGASAATILTKITYWLGAIFLTLVLILSYLSIHIAKSKSVIESIPAEQTQKK; encoded by the coding sequence GTGGAATTTTTGTTTGGAGTTTTATCTGTAGTTTTAATAATTGTTTCTGTTCTTTTAATAATTCTTGTTTTAATGCAAAAAACAAAAGGTGCAGAGATTGGAGCTGTTTTTGGGTCTGGTGCGGCAAAGGCTGTCCTTGGAGCTTCTGCAGCAACGATTTTAACAAAAATAACCTACTGGCTTGGAGCAATATTCTTAACATTAGTTCTAATACTATCATATTTAAGCATCCATATTGCAAAATCAAAATCTGTTATTGAAAGCATACCGGCAGAGCAAACACAAAAGAAATAA
- a CDS encoding S1 RNA-binding domain-containing protein — protein MNEFEKMMEQAVEASRYSKNQKVKGKIVKITDDKVYVDIGQKVEAVLRKQEAEGYKEGDEIEAVFIGKRDKDGYFILSRKGFVMKDKVKKLKEAFENKQKVKVMVVSKGEKGYIVDIEGIKGFMPFSESGTKRDETLPEGYTFEGYIVKFEERKGSPNVVISRKEALKEEVNAEKEKYLSVLQQGQKVIGKVEKITDKVAVISIDNVVYGILPKSELSWDKNKKFEDVLKVGDSIELVIKEIKDKKPIFSLKALEPNPWDKFDKDVEDVVEATVKEINKFGVIVDVDGVDGFIHNREISHFDYMKAKKNLKVGNKVKAKIIELDKENRKLKLSIKALQENPVEKFLKENPVGSVIEAKVKDAKQKVAFIDLGEIEGIVKLEDATDNKNIKSISSVLKEDKVYKFKVLGVEKDKILLGIKQLLEEDWNEFISKYKVGDVVKGKVKKLIEKGAIVDLGENIEGFIPVSEIALERINIPSDKLELHQEVEAKIIKIDPENKKITLSIKQILLDEEKRKKEEEKRKAEEEAKRKLLEKLESKKEETKQPEGESLGTLGDILKKKLLEKG, from the coding sequence ATGAATGAGTTTGAAAAAATGATGGAGCAAGCTGTAGAAGCATCTCGTTACTCAAAAAATCAAAAAGTAAAAGGAAAAATCGTAAAAATAACAGATGATAAAGTCTATGTAGATATTGGACAAAAAGTAGAAGCTGTTTTAAGAAAACAAGAAGCAGAAGGCTACAAAGAAGGTGATGAGATAGAGGCAGTATTTATTGGCAAAAGAGATAAAGACGGATACTTTATCCTGTCAAGAAAAGGCTTTGTCATGAAAGATAAGGTAAAGAAGCTTAAAGAGGCTTTTGAAAATAAACAAAAAGTAAAAGTTATGGTAGTTAGTAAAGGAGAAAAAGGATATATTGTTGATATAGAAGGCATTAAAGGATTTATGCCATTTTCAGAGTCCGGCACCAAAAGAGATGAAACTTTGCCTGAAGGTTATACGTTTGAAGGATACATTGTTAAGTTTGAAGAAAGAAAAGGCAGTCCTAACGTTGTAATATCAAGAAAAGAAGCATTAAAAGAAGAAGTAAACGCAGAAAAAGAAAAATACTTATCAGTTTTACAGCAAGGTCAAAAAGTTATCGGCAAGGTAGAAAAAATCACCGATAAAGTTGCTGTAATCTCTATTGATAATGTAGTTTATGGAATCCTGCCAAAGAGTGAACTTTCTTGGGATAAAAACAAAAAGTTTGAAGATGTTTTAAAAGTAGGAGATAGCATAGAATTAGTAATAAAAGAAATTAAAGATAAAAAGCCCATATTTTCTTTAAAAGCTTTAGAGCCAAATCCATGGGATAAGTTTGATAAAGATGTTGAGGATGTTGTAGAAGCTACTGTTAAAGAAATCAATAAATTTGGTGTAATTGTTGATGTAGATGGAGTTGATGGTTTTATCCATAACAGAGAAATTTCACATTTTGATTATATGAAAGCTAAGAAAAATTTAAAAGTTGGTAATAAAGTTAAGGCAAAAATTATAGAGCTTGATAAAGAAAACAGAAAATTAAAATTAAGCATAAAAGCATTACAAGAAAATCCAGTAGAAAAATTCTTAAAAGAAAATCCTGTTGGTAGTGTAATTGAGGCAAAAGTTAAAGATGCTAAGCAAAAAGTTGCATTTATAGACCTTGGTGAAATAGAGGGAATCGTAAAACTTGAAGATGCTACAGATAATAAAAATATTAAGTCTATCTCATCAGTACTAAAGGAAGATAAAGTTTATAAATTTAAAGTCCTTGGTGTGGAAAAAGACAAAATCTTACTTGGAATAAAACAGCTCTTAGAAGAAGATTGGAATGAGTTTATCTCTAAATACAAAGTTGGCGATGTTGTTAAAGGAAAGGTCAAGAAACTTATAGAAAAAGGTGCAATTGTTGATTTGGGAGAAAATATAGAAGGCTTTATACCAGTTTCTGAAATAGCATTAGAAAGAATAAACATTCCAAGCGATAAGTTAGAGCTTCATCAAGAAGTCGAGGCTAAAATAATAAAAATAGACCCAGAAAACAAGAAAATAACATTAAGCATTAAACAAATTTTATTAGATGAAGAGAAAAGAAAAAAAGAAGAAGAGAAAAGAAAAGCTGAAGAAGAGGCAAAAAGAAAGCTTTTAGAAAAATTAGAGAGTAAAAAAGAAGAAACAAAACAACCAGAAGGGGAAAGCTTAGGTACCCTGGGAGATATTCTTAAGAAAAAGCTACTGGAGAAAGGTTAA